A window of Oryza glaberrima chromosome 2, OglaRS2, whole genome shotgun sequence genomic DNA:
AAAGCCTTCCTTCCTTTTTAAACCTAGGCCAGTCCGCCACCTTCCTCCATTTGGCCTGCTGCCTTCGACCCATCAAATCCCTCCCTCTATTTGGCCTGTTTCATTCGACCCATAAAAATCCggccgaatctttctcgatcaccaaaaattggttgagggcttttatccactcgatctcctatttcccttttttttccaaaatcagaGCGTAAAACTCTGGATAAAAATGATAAGGGAATATCGCCATCATCATCGACAACTGTTAGATTAAATCCGACCAAATAAAATCGGGAACATCATGGAGAAAATGATAAGGGAGGAGTGGGAATCGATTTTTTTCAATCAAATTAGAGTAGAAAACACACGATCGAtatggcgccggcgcggcgccagGGTTCAACTCAAGAGACGTGCAGCGAATAGATTGGATTAGAAAACCGGATGAGAAAAACCAAAAACGCACGGAGAAAAAACCGGTGACAAAAAAGTCGATGAATAAAACAAAAGGTCCAGGAGGCGCGGTGGACAGATCGGATGTAAAAAACCGGAAGAAAAAAACAGTAGCGCGTGCGCACAAAAAAAACTCTTCCGCGTGAAAGAAAAAGTCGGACAAATACAGTGGCAAGAAATCCAaacggactttttttttggttttgtttactggcgaaactttttttttcctttttttaatggagTCGGTcgatttgtttttccttttttttactgacAGCAGAAGCTTTTTTTTATCGCTTCATGAGtcggacattttttttctttcttttacctttttagtcggacttttttttccttttttactcgggcttttttttcctttttttactcggactttttttttctttttttactgacTATGGAAATTTCTCGTACTTTttaagtagagatagagattaaaaccgaaatataaaattaaaatcgaTTTAACAcagatgacgtatcaaaataccggtaaaaatatttttaatttttataatagtagagacgTATGTGAACTTTTGTTTAAGGGAGTTGGACTTTTTTAgagtcggattttttttttacgacaGAAggtttttctcactttttttttccgttttctaCGGTTTTCTCGCTTTTTTTTCCTACGGACAAAGGAAACAtgtcttattttttaagtagtagagatagtgttaacaaccaaatttggtaatccaagtatcggagatggagatAAAACCAAAGCGGAATCTAAGATAGAAatcgttccggaaacagagcaaggatcggctaaagtccgaatcggccACGACCgagatcggcagagttcgagtcggacaaggttagtcgattgagccgattccgacaatatgactcgATACACGACATCGAGTTAGATTATGGTGCTTCACATGGATTACCatgcacggattgagtcctgagaaggcaattgtatctatttattaggcaattgtatctatttaTTAGGATATTTTACGTAATTTCCTTAAAGATAAGTTTAGGCAAAAGTCTgctgcaaagacttatggtatcttaaagtttgttagagataagagtcgtgtccgacatggacatattttgtaatctcgggtataaatagaccccgagccccatgtaatcaactAACACACGTttaatacaatctcggcgcatcaccaccctttacttttgttttgttttgacgagttcttgctttcgggttgagctgcatcggtttcgatctttaactagaggtaaaacttgttatggcggcttgcgttctcgggattagtgcttccatctttatgatactctaatcttgtttatgtaattcgtcgagttatcatatatgttatataatctttgacaatattactatctaaccttcaatcggctaacatctatcactggaaggcagccgattaggttaaatatcaacattggtttagattatatagggtatctaccaccttatgaaacatccaacggcttgattgtctagatattgttcttcttttcatacttatagctgcatcagttgagtttgaccttataagtcgtgattagaaccataatctctagcctgtctttggttgctgattagggtagtatcggggtttcagccgatcttacctgatttagctttatgttttatgtgcttaattgatatgctagatctgccctttatattaagatcttgttgcatttaggtatattaggcttcctatttgatatattttgcttgctttaatatcttaatattgagtggtatcggagtattagccgatacatgctagatctatctgatcggctatgttaTGAATGCTCGGCTATGTTATGAATGCTTATAATCTTCTtgtcaatatatattttgacctaagtgatttatactgtctcggcatggcgaccgatctatccaatcacttgatttaagtatatatcgacataaggattatataccaTTAATACCTATAGCCGATCGAATatatttagttctttcttacctaTTTATGACTGTCGATCGACTCAAATataacatcggctcaaagataaatgatatgtcattggcagctggccgatcggctatcatttatatatttaaccatggtttctttgtctttatttcttgttgattgcaggattaAATTAACTGGCAcactcacgaacctaaaggcaagatttttggacctgcactgaagttaagtaGATCTTCCAGGCTTCgtgttttcgcatcaacagatAGAGATTAAGCTATCACGTAATCGCTAACCCAAAAATAGCTCGATTTAAGCTGGAGCATAAAATAATATAAGATTTGAAAAGTTCAGGGACAAACAATACCTAATTAAACAAAAAGTTTACGGATACAAAATAATGTTCCATTTAACTTATCACACAGTACAACTCCGTTCATTCCatattaatcatcatataaccaaaaattaaaaattccATCATATAACCCTTAGAGTAAGGTCAATAAAAAAGCCCATTGCTGGTTACAATAGATGGCCATGTCATCTATAGCAAACAATATAGCCGTTGTACAATAGATTAATTGTACCAtagatattttattatctttagGGGACCCACCATCTTTCCTCATCTCTTCCTCTCACATTTTCTCATCCGGTCCTCCGGACTACGGTGAAGCACGCGGAcgactgtcacgcccagaaatttagcccaaatttccagactatttcgtgtattaaatccctgtccaggaccagtcagggtacacaaaacgacaagtaatatacagttccaaacgtaaataaagcgtaaaatacttacagaagaggcacttagtcctcacaccgaaacaaaagcagcagcaacggaaaaaggcgatcctagcgggcaCAGAGGCACCGACGCGGGCGGCACGGGAAGGCCacgtggacggcccagatcgccccgaAGGGGGATCGGGCGGCCACGGGTGAGCGGGAGCTGGCTCACCGGTCGGCCGGCCGGGAGCGACGGCGCACAGcccgatggtcgccggcgacgaccaccgGTGCGACGGCACGCGCGGGAGGCGACGAAaaaggggggaaagggagaCGAGACGGAGGGGGTCCTCACCgaggggcgccggcgacggaaggcggccggcggagctcgggcggaggatggcggcggcgctgctccggcgaCAAGCGGCGCCCAGGAGGAAGCGGACGAGGGTGGCCGCGACCTCGCGCGGCGGGAACGGGCATCGGCGACGGGGAGCTCGGATGAGGGGAACGCCGGGCTTCCTATCGACGCTGCGATGCCACTGGAGGAGGACGTGAGGCCGGAAATGGtttggagcggcggcgagtggcAGCCGGAGGCGGCTGCTATGATGGCGGTTCGGGTGGTGTGGTGGAGTGACGGTTCCAGCGGCGGAATGGAGGAGCGGAGGGGATGCCGGGGTACGGGACGACGCAACGAAGCCGTCGGTGACGGTTGCgcagagcagcggcggcgggagtgaCGATGTCGGCCGGCTGGagggcgccggcgggcggcggggctcgGGCGCGCGGTGCGGTGGTGTTTTGGAGGCgaagaggggaaaaaggagTAGGGGCCGGGGTGCGGCACGGCACGGCGATACCAatgatggtggcggcgcaccgcggcggcgactggagcggcggtggcgtgcggcTGGAAgcacggcgacgagcggcggagctcgggctcGCGCGGGGTGAGCGGGAGAAGGCGCGACGGGCCTGGGAAAGTTGGGGAAATGGGAGAGGAGAGCACAGGGATCGTTTTTATAGCCTCGAGAGGGTGGGAGAGAGCCGGAGCGAGGTGGATTTGGGGCGGCAACCGGCGAGAAGCGGGGTGTCGACGTGGAGCTCGTGGCGGGGCAAACCGGCGCCGTTTTCTTGgggggaaaatgggggaaacggtggaggaggtggtgggggtgCAGTTCCACCACTTGGGCACGAGCGGGAGGGGCGGGGTGGTGTGGATTTTGCGGCGGagtgggcggcaatggcggccacAGGTGGTTACTGGCGAGGTggctggaggaagggggaggagctgacaggtggggcctcgggtccacctgtcagcgagggaaggagagaggaagtcGGGGGAGGGGGTTATGTGGActtagggagagaggggcgagCCGGACTGGGCCGGAGGggaaagaaggagggagggggattGGGCCGAGCGGCCCAAAAACAAAGAGGAGgaaattttattgtttttttttattttaattgataaaatgaactttgtgactttaaaattatttcttgagctccgaaaattcacggaaaaatccggagagtattttaaggcacaaagaatattacaaaatattcccggccaatgatttttaaaaggaaattttaatttcctccataattccacttgattaaattggtttaacttttatttaatttctagaaaatgcattattaaatgatttttaatcccgaacgaaaatcggggcgttacaacgACGGTGGCACACACTGGCACCCATGGCGGCTGGGGCGGACAAGGACGCCAGCTGCGGCGaaagagggcgacggcgacacgacggtGGCGGCTGCACTGGACAAAGGCGGCGCCGGCAGACGGACGTGACGAACGGAATGGATGAGCTGCGGAGGAAAAACACAACGATCGTGGTGGACCAAGGGCAaaggcggcggccgacgcgagCGAGGGCGGCGGCCAAGCCGGACATGGGTTGCGCGATGGATGTGGTCGCAGCCGAGGCGGACGCAGGCAACGAGCGCGGAGGATGAGGCGTATGGTCCGACAACCGCAACGGACTAGGCGGCGGCAGATGCAGTCGACAGCGATGGGCGCGGTCAATGGTGACAGCGACAATAGCGGCGACGGATGCGGTCGATGGCAACAGCAACGATGGCGATGGCAGTTGCGGCGgacgcggacgaggacggcagcGGACGCAGATGAGGGCGGCTGCGGCGAACGCAAaaaagggcggcggcggctgacgcGAACGATGACGACGGTGACGGTCACGATGCACgtagtcgacgacgacggcagccaTGGCGGACGAGGACATCAACGGCGGCAATCCGGTGGAGCGCGACGCCCGTGTACATGGCAACGGCGGCTTGTGCGGTGCACTCCCATCGTTCCTGGTGGGTCTGCGTCTTGGGCAGAGAGTTTAGTCGGTCGACTAAATTAGTCGCCCACTcgttctctctcttcccctcatTAAAAATTCCTACGAAGACCATCTACCACCCATTATTATACCTGCTCGTGTAACGTGTAGTATTATTCATTATATAAATTAAGtttgcacgcatgcatgcatttggTGCACTTTTTTTTCCCACCACATACTCACATTAAATGAAAGGAAAATTAAGGCTTCTTTAATCTTGTGAAaaacttatatgatgattaatatggaacagagggagtactaaggtTAACTAAAATTCCGTTCATCAAACctaaccaaattttaaattgaaaattaGGTCGAACAGGATCAGAGTCCAAACCGTGCTAGAGATTCCATACCAATGTTATTTCCATTTGTCAAAACTGGGAAAAGCGTGGTGGACTTGCGGGAGAGAGCTGGACGAGCATAAATACAGGGATTTCTCCGGTATCTACCCGTGCCCTGCCGGCCAGTGGCAAAGCCAGCGCAAAATAGAGGGAGTGCACCACTATTTTTAGCGGTATACTTGCTTTgttcttagaaaaaaatcaacttctagctACGAATTTAGATATAGGGTATGTCTAGCTTAGAGGCTAGAACTTTATTTTGtatgggacggagggtgtatgtttttattatatatgcaaCATACAACGCTATAACAATACcagtacaattatttttttatagcaTCGATAGTTTCACGTAAGCAAGAAGAGTGATGTAGGAAATAAAATTGTAGCGATGAAAGTGCTTACCAAAACAGGAAACCCAAATGATAATATTGGTTAGTATGTTCAGTGGCAAAAAAGATTTGATGAGGTAATTAAAGTATAAGCTTGATGAGGTTGGCTGCTGGGCATCACGCATGGCCCCCTGTGATTTGATTAACAGCTTATAAGCATACGGTGGCGGTGACATTTGTTATGTCTACGTCTGTAAGCATATACGCTTGTGTTGGCTACTTGCTTGTTATCTTGCTTGGCTGATTGTTTTGTCACGGGGTACACACTGTTGTTCCGAGGGGAGTGCACCTATGGTGGATATGGGCTAATTACATGTTAAAAGTTTTTCTGAACCGGTGCCAAGGAACCCCCTCTATCAATGTAGCTTCGCCCCTGCTGCCGGCCTTGCCAAGGCCCCAAGCCCCCAACCCCTATAGGGTGTCGTGTCAGCCACCCCCGCGGCCCCGCCCAGGTGGCCCCCGTTCCAGATTCCGCATCGCTCCCTTCGATCCGCGGCATCCTCCGCTCCCCTCGTCCAAGTCGCCTTCTTCCTTATCCAATCCCCTACCTGCGCACTCTCCAGACTCGCCCAGTAAACAAaaacaagtgggtcccacatccGAGCCGAAGGAACGGAATCCCCCTCCGAAtattcaccaccaccaccctccttTTACTTATTTCCGCCCGTCCCAATCCAGCCACCCGCTCGCCCGTCCGTTCGATTCGACGacaccttcatttttttttttcttccttgtgTAATAAGAAGACGACTAGTGGTAACAAAAAGATTCGCTCCCTACGCGACGCCCCGACCCCGATTCCCTTCGCTTCctactccttcctcttccttgttccttccttccttcctcacCCCACGAACGCGCACACCACCCTTTCCCATCCCTAGCTGCTGCCCTTCCATCGGATCCACGGATCGAGACCtggcacggcggcggaggacgggccggcggagatggaggtggaCCACGCGGaccgcgacggcgcgcggcgccggtgccgcgagTACCTGCTCGCGCTCGAGGAGGAGCGCCGCAAGATCCAGGTGTTCCAGCGGGAGCTCCCTCTCTGCTTCGACCTCGTCACCCAGAGTACGCGCGCGCCTCGCTCGCCACGCATTCTTCGCTCGATCGCTGCGCGTTCGTGCGCGTGAGTGCTAATTGTGATTGTGGTGCAGCTATCGAGGGGATGAGGAGCCAGATGGACGCCGCCGGCAGCGAGGAGACGGTCAGCGACCAGGGCCCGCCGCCGGTGCTCGAGGAGTTCATCCCGCTCAAGCCCAGCCTCTCGCTGTCCTCCTCCGAGGAGGAGAGCacccacgccgacgccgccaagtCAGGCAAGAAGGAGGAGGCCGAGACGTCGGAGAGGcattcgtcgccgccgccgccgccgccggaggccaAGAAGGTGACGCCGGATTGGCTCCAGTCCGTGCAGCTCTGGAGCCAAGAAGAACCCCAGCAGCCATCGTCTCCTAGCCCAACTCCTAccaaggtaattaattaatagattaatttatcAGCAGATGAAAATGTTTTCTTGCTAGTTTGCACTACTCTTGATCTACTTTTAGCTAATGCGTCGATCTCTGATGAACTCTGCCAGGATTTACCGTGCAAGCCGGTGGCGCTGAACGCCAGGAAGGCCGGCGGAGCGTTCCAGCCGTTCGAGAAGGAGAAGCGCGCCGAGCTGCCGGCGTCGTCGACCACGGCCGCGGCGAGCTCGACCGTGGTCGGAGACAGCGGCGACAAGCCCACCGATGATGACACGGAGAAACACATGGAGACGGACAAGGACAACGACAAGGACGCCAAGGACAAGGACAAGGAAGGCCAGTCGCAGCCTCACCGGAAGCCTCGCCGGTGCTGGGCGCCGGAGCTCCACCGCCGCTTCCTGCAAGCGCTGCAGCAGCTGGGCGGGTCCCATGGTTAGTGCCATTTTTTCTCAGTGACAGCTCGACCGGACAAACCAAATTACATTATCCTATATCAGCAAACAGTACTGATTAATCTCGCTTGTACTAGTTAATTACGAGCTAATTAGTCCCGTGCTTATGCAGTAGCGACGCCCAAGCAGATCCGGGAGCTGATGAAGGTGGATGGCCTCACCAACGACGAGGTCAAGAGCCATTTGCAGGTCAGCAATGGCGGACACTACTTGCCCTAATTTAACTCTTAACACACGCGGATAACCTGTTTACTCGTCTCGATCATGTCCTTAATTTGTGTTTCGCTTGGGGTTCACAGAAGTATCGTCTACACACGAGGAGGCCGAGCTCGACGGGGCAGAGCAGCGCCGCAGCCGGCGTCCCCGCCCCGCCTGCGCCGcagttcgtcgtcgtcgggagCATCTGGGTACCCCCGCCGGAATacgctgccgcggccgccgcacaGCAGCACGTgcagcttgccgccgccggcaataATGCGTCCGGGAGCGCCAACCCCGTGTACGCTCCGGTGGCGATGCTGCCGGCAGGCTTGCAGCCGCATTCGCATCGgaagcagcaccagcagcagcagcaaggacaGAGACATTCCGGGTCGGAAGGCCGGCGGAGCGGGGACGCCGGCGATGGCAGCTCGTCCTCCCCGgccgtctcgtcgtcgtcgcagacCACCTCCGCTTGATTAGTGTAGATTCGTCGATTACATCATTATATGTACGTAGTACGAGAGTGCATCACATCAAAGTGCAGCTTGAttttggagctagctagcttaaatTAAGGGTTAATTACTGATTGCTTCGTGATCGCACACACCACATTTGCTGTTTTGTTtgtaaaaaagataataaaatacaTAAATATTAAGGAAACTCCATAGACAttattctcccttttttttctcactttagCGTGCTCATTGATCAACAAAACCAACTGTATGTTACCCCTTTTGCACAGCAAGATAATAAGGTTGTGTttaaattaacttttttttctcaaacttccaatttttccgtcacattaaatgtttggacacatacatggagcattaaatgtggaagaaaaagattccaactttttttctcaaacttccaacttttccgtcatgtaatgtttggacacatacatagagcattaaatgtggaagaaaaaaaccaattacacagtttgcatgtaaattacgagacgaatcttttaagtctaattacgtcatgattagctataaatgcTACGGTAACccacatttgctaataacggattaattagactcaaaagattcgtctcgcagattACAATccaaatctataatttgttttgttattagcctacgtttaatacttcaaatatgtgtcagTATACATCAAAAAGTTTTAGcaatgaactaaacacggcctaaaatACATTTTCTCGTTGCTGCTTAATTTGTGGGTGATAAAACCAACTGTATGTTACTCGTTTTGCACAACAAGAACCTCAGAAAGTTCACGAAAATAAATTACCTCTACAAATAACTACGATGACCCCCACACGCTTTAAGATGATTTGCCATGCATCCAATTGGAACAGTAGGGCTAAAACGGAccacaataaatattttatttgccATTAAATCAAAACGGTATCAGATTTTTTCCACTGGTTAAGTACCTCAAAACATTCACAACTACACATCCTATACTACGAATTTGAGCATTATTATATATAATCTGATTAAACTTATTATATCTCAtactagattaatttattttaaaacagagtgGGTACTTTATCATTGTATTTTCCGTCTGTGTAAAGGCAAATACCACGAAAcaattatatgtatacacatCTTGTTTAAGAACATAACCatagaaatatttattttaaaacagagacAGCCTACATGCTTAttaaagttacttaaaaaaatataacgatGTCAAAATGTTTTCGTGATAATCTACCAATATCATTTTTATATGCCacattcttttgttttttgcaGGTACCAAAAATATTACATTTTGAATTTGGCCATAATACTACACGTATCATGAAATTCATGATAAAAAACAATCGTCTACTTTGAAACGGATTGAGCACAAGACATCAAGCATCGTTGGAGAAGCCAGTCACAGCCATTGGGGCATTGGGGGTGGAGTGATGGTAGCACGCAGACTTGTGGCTTTGCGTACATACAGCATCCTAGTTACTCcctccctctgtcccaataaaaaaaagataaaccatgtgtttccgtgtccaactttgattgtccgttttatataaaatttttttataattcatatttttattattgttagatgataaaacatgattaatactttgtacgtgacttgtctttttaatttttttatatatttttaaaataagacggacggtcaaacgtcaAGCACAGAAatcagggtttgttttttttttttacggaggggtaGGTGGATAGAGCATCACCCTGGGATTCTTTTTTCTCCCTCTGGTGGAATGTTCCCTCGGCGCCTCGAATATCCCGTACCGATACGGGGAGGAAAGGGAATCAAGCTAGGTATCTTGGGTGCAGCCAACCTTTTAGACTTTGGAGTTGTTGCTGCCAGTGCCAGCCAAGCCAACGGACGGATCGACGATCCCTCTCCCCGTCCGCTTGGTCCCTTTCGTCTCCGGGGGCCGGGGCAACACCTCCACTTTCGATATACACCCTTGGCTTTTCGGCTTTTCGCGGCGTCGAGGGGCCGTTTTTCATTTTTGGCTGCGTTGgattgtgttcttcgatttcgGGGACGTGCGCAACACTGGATCGTTACTGTACCACCGAATGGCGCTTTCGAATCCGTACGACTACTATTGTTGGAGCATTAAATGACGAGAAAACCTCTCAACGCGAAGCCGAATCTGCCACGGCTGTTTGTTTAAACCTATCTTACTGTAAAATCACGTCCCACTAAACCCTAAAACTTAACTCACTTCATGGCCCATTAATAATTATTACATCTTAAATAACatacaaacatgctatattatctatagttctataatttattaaattttatagctttaaaatataaacatgttaaatcatcatctcaCATAATTCACAcgatatttcaatatatct
This region includes:
- the LOC127761628 gene encoding transcription factor NIGT1, with amino-acid sequence MEVDHADRDGARRRCREYLLALEEERRKIQVFQRELPLCFDLVTQTIEGMRSQMDAAGSEETVSDQGPPPVLEEFIPLKPSLSLSSSEEESTHADAAKSGKKEEAETSERHSSPPPPPPEAKKVTPDWLQSVQLWSQEEPQQPSSPSPTPTKDLPCKPVALNARKAGGAFQPFEKEKRAELPASSTTAAASSTVVGDSGDKPTDDDTEKHMETDKDNDKDAKDKDKEGQSQPHRKPRRCWAPELHRRFLQALQQLGGSHVATPKQIRELMKVDGLTNDEVKSHLQKYRLHTRRPSSTGQSSAAAGVPAPPAPQFVVVGSIWVPPPEYAAAAAAQQHVQLAAAGNNASGSANPVYAPVAMLPAGLQPHSHRKQHQQQQQGQRHSGSEGRRSGDAGDGSSSSPAVSSSSQTTSA